From Candidatus Methylomirabilota bacterium:
ACACATACGAGCTTCCGACTGAAGATGTTGCGCTGGGCCGACAGGTCAAATGGCTGATCGGCCTCCGGCTCCTCGTGGCATTCCTGTTTTTGGGCTCAGCGGGCGTCCTCGCCATCCGAGAGCACCCCCCCTTCGCGCTGACCCCTCTCTTCGGCTTAATCGCCTGTGCCTGCCTTCTCACCGTCTTCTATCTCCTCGCGCTGAACCGCACCGCGCGGCTGAGGCGACTCTGTGGTCTGCAGATCTGGATCGACGCAGTCCTGGTCACCGCCCTGGTGTACTACACCGGTGGGATCGGGAGTCTCTTTGCATTTGTCTACATCTTGCCCGTCCTGGCTGCCGCCATCCTCCTGTCCAGACGATCAAGCCTGTTGCTCGCCGGCGGGAGCACCATGCTCTATGGAGCATTGATTGACATGCAGCTCTATGGGCTCACGCAGCGGGTGCAGTTTCTCGCCACGGGAGGTGCCACGTATGATCCCGCATACGCACTCCTCCAGCTCTTCGTCAACGGCGCCACCTTTTTCCTCGTGGCCCTTTTGGGCAGCCGGCTTGCCGAGCGGCTCAAAGAGACGGGTCGTGAACTGGAAGCGCAACGGACCGACCTCCGCAATCTTCGGACTCTTCATCAGGACATCGTCGAGAACATCCCAAGCGGGGTCGTGACGCTGGACCTTGAGGGGAAGATTGTGTCGTTTAACCAGGGCGCGCAGAAGATCATCGGCGTCACGGTGGAACAGATACGAGATAAGAGCTGGCGAGAGACCCCTTTTGGAGAGATCCAGGAGCTTGAGACGTTCTTCTCCGCTCCCACGGCCACCTTTAGCGGATGCTCCCAGGAGCTTGCGATCCGAAATCACGCCGGTCAGTCTATCCCGATCGGAATCAACCTCACACCGCTGAGGTCGTCTGAGGGCAGACTCGTAGGCCTCGTGGGCATCTTTCAGGACCTGACGGAGCGGAAAAAGACGGAGGCCAGGCTCCGTCAAGCCGACCGGCTCGCGACGGCGGGACAACTGGCGGCCGGACTGGCGCATGAAGTAAGGAACCCATTGGCCGCCATCAGCGGTTGTATTGAACTGATAAAAGAAGGGGGAACGACCAGACCGCAACTGC
This genomic window contains:
- a CDS encoding PAS domain S-box protein; the encoded protein is MADTYELPTEDVALGRQVKWLIGLRLLVAFLFLGSAGVLAIREHPPFALTPLFGLIACACLLTVFYLLALNRTARLRRLCGLQIWIDAVLVTALVYYTGGIGSLFAFVYILPVLAAAILLSRRSSLLLAGGSTMLYGALIDMQLYGLTQRVQFLATGGATYDPAYALLQLFVNGATFFLVALLGSRLAERLKETGRELEAQRTDLRNLRTLHQDIVENIPSGVVTLDLEGKIVSFNQGAQKIIGVTVEQIRDKSWRETPFGEIQELETFFSAPTATFSGCSQELAIRNHAGQSIPIGINLTPLRSSEGRLVGLVGIFQDLTERKKTEARLRQADRLATAGQLAAGLAHEVRNPLAAISGCIELIKEGGTTRPQLLDIVLREAERLKLVTGQFLDFAKPTLALQKRCDLGALVAEAVSLLEKSCDSAHPVTFSIQREADEIMATGDPDQLKQALWNLGLNAIQAMQMGGQLSFAVRHHGAKNGGGWVAIELTDTGRGIPPEEVERIFDPFYTTRPGGTGLGLTITQKIIDNLGGRIEVISREGGGSTFRVLLKQAQDE